One region of Pagrus major chromosome 5, Pma_NU_1.0 genomic DNA includes:
- the LOC140996316 gene encoding polyubiquitin-like, which produces MDITITMLGGISHTLRVHPEATVSSLKQLIQNELGVPVQKQKLVFMNGQRTHLSDDSEPVCSYGLQPGSQVSLLVTQPPDLHPTFEVFLKDLQGKTTTYDIRPDETVMNFKRRVESREGVPANQQRLIYQSRELQDEKSLSDYNVEALGTINMTSRLRGG; this is translated from the coding sequence ATGGATATAACCATCACTATGCTGGGTGGCATCTCCCACACCCTGAGGGTGCACCCAGAGGCCACCGTGAGCTCCCTGAAGCAGCTCATCCAGAATGAACTGGGAGTCCCCGTTCAGAAGCAGAAGCTGGTGTTTATGAACGGTCAGAGGACTCATCTCAGCGACGACTCAGAGCCTGTCTGCTCGTACGGTCTACAGCCCGGCTCCCAGGTGTCTCTGCTGGTCACCCAGCCGCCTGACCTTCACCCAACCTTCGAGGTCTTCCTCAAAGACCTACAGGGGAAGACGACCACCTATGATATCAGACCTGACGAGACCGTGATGAACTTCAAGAGAAgggtggagagcagagagggggTCCCAGCGAACCAGCAGAGGCTCATTTACCAGAGCAGAGAGTTGCAAGATGAGAAAAGTCTCTCTGACTATAATGTTGAAGCCCTGGGCACCATCAACATGACGTCCCGTCTGAGAGGAGGCTGA
- the LOC140995785 gene encoding polyubiquitin-like, translated as MDITIIMLNGASHTLRVHPEDTVSSLKQLIHSKLGVPVQKQKLVFVNGQRTPLSDDSKPVSWYGLQSGSQVSLLVTQPAPFQVFLKNEKGQTSTYDIKPDETVDNFKAKVESREGVKASQQRLLHQSREMTTGRLSDYNVKEHSTIDLMLRLRGG; from the coding sequence ATGGATATAACCATCATTATGCTGAATGGGGCGTCCCACACCCTGAGGGTGCACCCAGAGGACACCGTGAGCTCCCTGAAGCAGCTCATCCACAGTAAACTGGGGGTCCCTGTTCAGAAGCAGAAGCTGGTGTTTGTGAACGGTCAGAGGACTCCTCTCAGCGACGACTCAAAGCCTGTCAGCTGGTACGGTCTACAGTCCGGCTCCCAGGTGTCTCTGCTGGTCACCCAGCCGGCACCCTTCCAGGTCTTCCTCAAAAACGAGAAGGGCCAAACGAGCACCTATGACATCAAACCTGACGAGACCGTGGACAACTTCAAGGCCAaggtggagagcagagagggggTCAAGGCGAGCCAGCAGAGGCTCCTCCACCAGAGCAGAGAGATGACCACTGGAAGACTGTCAGACTACAACGTCAAGGAGCACAGCACCATCGACCTGATGCTCCGTCTGAGGGGAGGCTGA